One window of the Armatimonadota bacterium genome contains the following:
- a CDS encoding efflux RND transporter periplasmic adaptor subunit has product MKKALLLAIVIVAALGLALGPKMMKRSKLQQKPEETGISVRVGQVRRGDMASTIEVSGSVKALKSVQVSAKASGRIVSVPFREGDAVGAGRIVVQQDTADLKSQVQVAEANLQSAQARLSQARTSRGVSDTTTEAQIASARAGVASAKARLAAIKSGARAQERAQAENAVAMAKSSFENAQSNRDRMRSLFLEGALSPQQMDQAQTQYEVASAQYESAKQQLSLVQEGARSEDIEAAERQVEQAEEALRIAQTGRESQKLREEDIKAARAGVAQARAALAYAWQQLENTSITTPISGTVSKRMTEPGQMASPGTPLLELVALNTVYFDATVSEMDMHKLKVGQPVKVTVDALPGRTFAASVLKILPTADQSSRQFHVWIAVPNEKGEMKPGMFARGVIKIAEHRSTIVAPKDSIIINGESFSAYVVTGSKARLRPVTLGFTTREEVEILSGLSVGDEVVVVGQDRLSDGVKVNVAD; this is encoded by the coding sequence GTGAAAAAGGCATTATTGTTGGCCATCGTGATCGTTGCCGCGCTCGGGTTGGCGCTCGGGCCGAAGATGATGAAGAGGAGCAAGCTTCAGCAGAAGCCCGAAGAAACGGGAATCTCCGTGAGAGTCGGCCAGGTACGGCGCGGCGACATGGCGTCCACGATCGAGGTTTCGGGCAGCGTCAAAGCACTCAAGTCGGTTCAGGTATCGGCGAAAGCGAGCGGGCGAATCGTCTCAGTGCCGTTCCGTGAGGGAGACGCGGTCGGCGCGGGACGCATCGTCGTCCAGCAGGATACCGCCGATCTGAAGAGCCAGGTGCAGGTAGCTGAGGCGAACCTACAGTCAGCACAGGCACGCCTGTCGCAGGCCAGGACCTCGCGGGGTGTCTCCGACACGACGACAGAGGCGCAGATAGCTTCGGCGAGGGCCGGCGTGGCGAGCGCCAAGGCCCGGCTGGCCGCGATAAAGAGCGGCGCCCGTGCCCAGGAACGCGCTCAGGCTGAGAACGCCGTCGCTATGGCAAAATCCAGCTTCGAGAACGCGCAGTCGAACCGCGACCGCATGAGATCGCTGTTCCTGGAAGGCGCTCTCAGCCCTCAGCAGATGGACCAGGCGCAGACGCAGTACGAAGTCGCATCGGCACAGTATGAGAGCGCAAAACAGCAGCTCAGCCTGGTGCAGGAGGGCGCACGCTCCGAAGACATAGAGGCCGCCGAGAGGCAGGTAGAGCAGGCGGAGGAAGCCCTCCGAATAGCCCAGACCGGCAGGGAGTCACAGAAGCTGCGCGAGGAGGACATAAAGGCCGCTAGAGCCGGCGTCGCCCAGGCGAGAGCCGCGCTCGCCTATGCGTGGCAGCAGTTGGAGAACACGTCCATAACTACTCCGATCTCGGGAACGGTCTCCAAGCGGATGACCGAGCCGGGCCAGATGGCGAGTCCCGGCACGCCGCTGCTGGAGCTTGTGGCGTTGAACACCGTCTACTTCGACGCGACGGTCTCGGAGATGGATATGCACAAGCTGAAGGTCGGCCAGCCGGTCAAGGTCACCGTTGACGCGCTCCCGGGCAGAACCTTTGCCGCCAGTGTGCTGAAGATCCTGCCGACCGCCGATCAGTCGAGCCGGCAGTTCCATGTGTGGATCGCCGTTCCGAACGAAAAGGGCGAAATGAAGCCGGGGATGTTCGCCCGGGGAGTCATCAAGATTGCAGAGCACAGGAGCACGATCGTCGCGCCGAAGGATTCCATCATCATCAACGGGGAGAGTTTCTCCGCGTACGTAGTCACCGGATCCAAGGCGCGACTCAGACCGGTCACCCTGGGGTTCACTACCAGAGAGGAAGTTGAGATACTGTCCGGCCTATCGGTCGGTGACGAAGTAGTCGTCGTCGGCCAGGACAGACTATCCGATGGAGTTAAGGTAAATGTGGCTGACTAA
- a CDS encoding ABC transporter permease subunit, which yields MLFRIELTKLWRKPRTYIGFAGMAAIVGLMFVGMKFGHPFRHVEQTLERNFIVAGSFLNAEFIALHLMAGVVFTFLPLFTAMVFGDLIASEAADGTMRSMLCRPVSRIGVGLAKYVTGAGYVIALAFGTGLGAFLAGWLFFGKGSLVTLNSGIWVFREADAIPRLIAAYGLAAVAMLAVGSIAFALSSFLSNANGAIIGAMVVMYGLAVVGEIDYFDPIKPFLFTSYMDSWRELFVNPVDMAEVRHAVGIMLAYAAAFCTIGLFIFRRKDVLS from the coding sequence GTGCTGTTCAGGATCGAGTTAACTAAGCTATGGCGGAAGCCGAGGACGTATATCGGATTCGCGGGCATGGCGGCGATAGTCGGCCTGATGTTCGTCGGCATGAAGTTCGGGCACCCGTTCCGGCACGTCGAGCAGACGCTCGAGCGGAACTTCATCGTGGCGGGCTCTTTTCTGAACGCGGAGTTCATAGCCCTGCACCTGATGGCGGGCGTGGTCTTCACGTTCCTGCCGCTGTTCACGGCTATGGTCTTCGGCGACCTGATCGCCTCTGAGGCGGCGGACGGCACCATGCGCTCGATGCTCTGCCGGCCGGTTAGCAGGATCGGCGTCGGGCTGGCGAAGTATGTCACCGGAGCCGGGTATGTAATCGCCCTGGCATTCGGAACCGGGCTGGGAGCGTTCCTCGCGGGATGGCTCTTCTTCGGCAAAGGCAGCCTGGTGACGTTGAACAGCGGGATATGGGTATTCAGGGAGGCGGATGCGATACCGAGGCTGATCGCCGCCTACGGGCTGGCGGCCGTCGCGATGCTCGCGGTAGGAAGCATCGCTTTCGCGCTCTCGAGCTTCCTGAGCAACGCGAACGGCGCGATCATCGGAGCGATGGTGGTGATGTACGGGCTGGCGGTTGTAGGCGAGATAGATTACTTCGACCCGATCAAGCCGTTTCTGTTCACAAGCTACATGGACTCCTGGAGAGAGTTGTTCGTGAACCCTGTTGACATGGCCGAGGTGCGGCACGCCGTTGGGATCATGCTCGCCTACGCGGCTGCGTTCTGCACGATCGGATTGTTCATATTCCGCCGCAAGGACGTATTGTCATGA
- a CDS encoding ABC transporter ATP-binding protein yields MPDVILETEGLIKNFGSRRAVDDLSLRVHTGDIYGFLGPNGAGKSTTIRMLVGLVRPNAGAARLFGVDVQAAHETALRRVGALVESPSFYRYMSARDNLRLFSRLSGGCSDKRIDEALDMVGLLDRARDKVKTYSHGMRQRLGIAQALLPDPELIILDEPTTGLDPEGMKDVRELILGLAKDRGKTVFLSSHLLHEVEQICSRVGVINRGKLLSEDSVRDLLGRESGLVEVRVGDGEHAERILESVPDAQVVSRDRDVLSVRISPSLAPEMNRALVEAGVDLFSVSVRAASLEDLYLNLLREGEGAVQDRVN; encoded by the coding sequence ATGCCCGATGTCATTCTGGAAACGGAAGGCCTGATCAAGAACTTCGGCAGCCGTCGGGCGGTTGACGACTTGAGCTTGCGGGTACATACCGGGGACATCTACGGGTTCCTCGGGCCTAACGGCGCGGGAAAGAGCACGACCATCAGGATGCTCGTCGGGCTGGTAAGGCCGAATGCCGGTGCGGCGCGGCTCTTCGGCGTGGATGTGCAGGCCGCGCACGAGACCGCTCTGAGGAGAGTAGGCGCGCTCGTGGAGTCGCCGAGCTTCTACAGATACATGTCGGCGAGGGACAACCTGCGCCTCTTCTCGAGGCTCTCCGGAGGATGCTCGGACAAGCGGATTGACGAGGCACTGGACATGGTCGGGCTGCTGGACCGGGCGAGGGACAAGGTAAAGACCTATTCCCACGGCATGCGACAGAGGCTCGGCATCGCGCAGGCTCTTCTGCCGGACCCTGAACTGATCATCCTGGATGAGCCTACGACCGGGCTCGACCCGGAGGGCATGAAGGATGTGCGGGAACTGATACTCGGCCTTGCGAAGGACCGCGGCAAGACGGTGTTTCTATCGAGCCACCTGCTCCACGAGGTGGAACAGATATGCTCGCGCGTCGGCGTCATCAACCGCGGGAAGTTGCTGTCGGAGGACAGCGTGCGAGACCTGCTGGGACGCGAATCCGGACTGGTCGAGGTTCGCGTGGGCGACGGAGAGCACGCCGAGAGGATACTCGAGTCGGTGCCCGACGCCCAGGTCGTCAGCCGGGACCGCGACGTTCTGTCCGTGCGCATCTCTCCGAGCCTGGCGCCGGAGATGAACAGGGCGCTGGTAGAGGCAGGCGTTGACCTGTTCTCGGTGTCGGTCAGGGCGGCGAGCCTCGAGGATTTGTACCTGAACTTGCTGCGGGAGGGTGAGGGTGCTGTTCAGGATCGAGTTAACTAA
- a CDS encoding TolC family protein, whose translation MKKTRFFARLVICAAVGGLVIASDPIASAEPMTLEQSVQYAMEHNPAVGRAKESIRKADAMVNEAFSAGMPKLNVTGTYTRLDQVSTVEFGPESVALNSLDSKSAELTLSQPIDFFGVIRTGRAAAKKGKLGYAYDYDRVVNDTTLAVAGSYYSVLRAQRFTEVQEAQVRQLEAHLEQTKSHLQAGTAAPFDVLRAETEVANAKHGLISARNGVELAKAAFNNTIGRDPAESVELAEPKQPLHATFSLEQCLELAAAARPELLMMQAQQGLAKDMLYIARQGSKPQVNVTWLMTQNFTTTVFNPRDNSWRALATISMPLYDGGKAKSEVDQARSDTVTAGLAREQALQGVRLDVRQAYLQADESREKIAVAEKALEQAREAMRLADVRYKAGVSTQLEIFDARAALTAAETNHVSSVYDYHIALAQLEKAVGGRTQMAKLVGGGQ comes from the coding sequence ACCCGGCCGTCGGCAGGGCAAAGGAGAGCATCCGCAAGGCCGACGCGATGGTCAATGAAGCTTTCTCGGCGGGAATGCCCAAGCTGAACGTCACCGGGACATATACAAGGCTCGACCAGGTGTCCACAGTGGAGTTCGGGCCTGAGTCCGTGGCGCTGAACTCGCTCGACAGCAAGTCCGCAGAGCTGACGCTGTCCCAGCCGATTGACTTTTTCGGGGTCATCAGGACCGGCCGGGCCGCCGCGAAGAAGGGAAAGCTCGGTTACGCATACGATTACGATCGGGTCGTAAACGACACTACCCTTGCCGTCGCGGGATCGTATTACTCGGTACTGAGGGCACAGCGGTTTACCGAAGTGCAGGAGGCCCAGGTCAGGCAGTTGGAGGCGCACCTCGAACAGACGAAGTCGCATCTCCAAGCAGGGACGGCCGCGCCGTTCGACGTGCTCAGAGCCGAGACGGAGGTAGCGAACGCGAAACACGGGCTGATATCGGCCCGCAACGGGGTCGAACTGGCGAAGGCCGCTTTCAACAACACGATCGGCCGCGACCCTGCGGAATCCGTCGAGCTTGCGGAGCCGAAACAACCCCTCCATGCCACTTTCTCCCTGGAACAATGCCTCGAGCTGGCGGCCGCCGCGCGCCCCGAACTCCTGATGATGCAGGCTCAGCAGGGCCTCGCGAAGGACATGCTGTACATCGCCAGGCAGGGCAGCAAGCCTCAGGTGAACGTCACCTGGTTGATGACGCAGAACTTCACGACCACCGTGTTCAACCCTCGAGACAACAGTTGGCGGGCGCTGGCCACGATATCAATGCCTCTCTACGACGGCGGCAAGGCGAAGTCGGAGGTGGATCAGGCCAGGAGCGATACCGTCACAGCGGGCCTCGCCCGGGAGCAGGCGCTCCAGGGCGTCAGGCTGGACGTTCGGCAGGCGTATCTACAGGCAGACGAGAGCCGCGAGAAGATCGCAGTCGCGGAGAAGGCACTCGAACAGGCGCGCGAGGCCATGCGGCTTGCCGACGTACGTTACAAGGCGGGTGTATCCACCCAGCTTGAGATATTCGATGCGCGTGCCGCGCTCACGGCCGCCGAGACGAACCACGTGAGTTCAGTCTACGACTACCATATCGCTCTGGCACAACTGGAGAAGGCGGTCGGCGGCCGGACTCAGATGGCGAAGCTGGTCGGCGGCGGACAATGA